From the genome of Danio aesculapii chromosome 16, fDanAes4.1, whole genome shotgun sequence, one region includes:
- the cnot3a gene encoding CCR4-NOT transcription complex subunit 3a isoform X3, which translates to MADKRKLQGEIDRCLKKVAEGVEQFEDIWKKLHNAANANQKEKYEQDLKKEIKKLQRLRDQIKTWVASNEIKDKRQLVENRKLIETQMERFKVVERETKTKAYSKEGLGLAQKVDPAQKEKEETEQWLTNTIDTLNMQVDQFESEVESLSVQTRKKKGDKEKQDRIEELKRLIERHRYHIRMLETILRMLDNDSIQVDAIHKIKDDVEYYIDSSQDPDFEENEFLYDDLDLEDIPATLMATSPQGHIDDEMFLQSSSTPTSTTSSSPIPPSPATGTTEILEDKRGRSTDSEVSQSPVKNGNPSLSSFSSSASSGSSSSSSSLVSMATVVGGCTAVSGGSSLLASFSSAVQQHPPQSQQQTQVKLSSTSIPSNNTPSPPSHPTLPASTASSLPSSSTPGPITSNSLSQASSVPGMESSRLGLGKGGVTVTSSSSVSQMPGLGLTSLSSSLNTMAGLLSGSTPAPYAQAAAGGTTGGASSGPVGSGSSSSGISIPSGGVGSANTGPTSNGTGTGASIGLLGSSPGHGTLTGGILSLVQGQSALQGSTQVPVSPVGTVPGGGSGESGLGGNGSSSGVSGGVGTNVAPARPPSGLKQNGATSYSAVVADNTPDSSLSSASQSQNSHSSSSSSSTNQTLDNGPSLLSSITLPPSSPSPAFTDSTPGGGSLLNGPHSYTPNTEAIKAPEPPSSLKAMAERAALGLALDGEIPSLHLTDRDSLELFSGSSAPPGPTTAPQPAVSEVSLPPSLGACPLGPTPLTKEQLYQQAMQEAAWTHMPHPSDSERIRQYLMRNPCPTPPFHHQMPPHHSDSIEFYQRLSTETLFFIFYYLEGTKAQYLSAKALKKQSWRFHTKYMMWFQRHEEPKTITDEFEQGTYIYFDYEKWGQRKKEGFTFEYRYLEDRDLQ; encoded by the exons ATGGCTGATAAGAGAAAACTTCAAG GTGAAATAGATCGATGTTTGAAAAAAGTTGCAGAAGGCGTTGAACAGTTTGAAGACATTTGGAAAAAG CTTCACAATGCAGCCAATGCCAATCAGAAGGAAAAATATGAGCAAGATCTcaaaaaagagattaaaaaacTGCAG CGACTACGAGACCAGATTAAGACATGGGTTGCATCCAATGAGATCAAAGACAAAAGGCAGCTAGTGGAGAACCGCAAGCTTATCGAAACG CAAATGGAGCGCTTTAAGGTGGTTGAAAGAGAAACCAAGACAAAGGCCTACTCTAAAGAGGGGTTGGGCTTGGCTCAGAAAGTGGACCCAGCACAGAAAGAGAAGGAGGAAACGGAACAGTGGCTCACG AACACAATAGACACTTTGAACATGCAGGTGGACCAGTTTGAGAGTGAAGTTGAGTCCCTTTCTGTTCAAACACGAAAAAAGAAAGGAGACAAGGAG aaGCAGGATCGCATTGAGGAGCTAAAGAGGTTAATCGAGAGACACCGGTACCACATACGTATGCTTGAAACCATTTTGAGGATGTTGGATAATGATTCAATTCAGGTTGATGCCATCCATAAGATTAAAGATGACGTGGAATACTACATTGACTCTTCGCAAGACCCAGATTTTGAAGAGAACGAGTTCCTTTATGATGATCTGGATTTGGAGGACATAC CGGCAACCTTGATGGCAACATCTCCTCAGGGCCACATTGATGATGAGATGTTCCTTCAGTCCAGCAGCACACCAACGTCCACCACTTCCTCTTCCCCCATCCCTCCATCTCCTGCTACAGGCACTACG GAGATTCTGGAGGATAAGAGAGGTCGATCGACAGACAGTGAAGTCAGCCAG TCTCCTGTGAAGAATGGCAACCCGTCTCTGTCGTCCTTTTCCTCATCCGCCTCCTCGGgctcctcctcatcctcctcttCGCTGGTTTCTATGGCTACTGTTGTTGGGGGCTGCACGGCAGTCTCCGGGGGCAGCAGCCTACTGGCAAGCTTCAGCAGTGCGGTGCAGCAGCATCCACCACAGTCTCAACAGCAAACACAGGTCAAACTGTCCTCCACGTCCATACCCTCCAACAACACACCTAGCCCACCCAGCCACCCCACATTACCGGCCTCCACTGCTTCCTCTCTGCCCAGTTCCAGCACACCTGGCCCAATTACTTCCAACTCCCTGTCCCAGGCTTCATCAGTTCCTGGGATGGAGAGCTCTAGACTCGGCCTGGGGAAAGGCGGCGTGACGGTAACCAGCAGCAGTAGTGTGTCTCAGATGCCAGGTTTGGGCCTGACGAGCTTGTCCAGTTCTCTTAACACCATGGCAGGGCTTCTCTCAGGCTCCACCCCTGCCCCTTACGCCCAGGCGGCAGCAGGGGGAACGACGGGTGGTGCCTCTAGTGGTCCTGTGGGCAGCGGCAGTAGTAGTTCTGGCATATCTATACCGAGTGGAGGTGTAGGGAGTGCAAACACAGGGCCGACTAGTAATGGTACGGGTACAGGAGCCAGTATAGGCCTGCTAGGGTCCAGTCCAGGACACGGAACCCTGACTGGAGGGATTCTGAGTCTGGTACAAGGGCAGTCGGCTCTTCAGGGGTCCACTCAGGTGCCTGTGAGCCCTGTGGGAACAGTGCCTGGAGGAGGATCTGGAGAGAGTGGATTGGGTGGGAATGGAAGCAGTTCTGGTGTGAGTGGAGGAGTTGGGACTAATGTAGCGCCTGCAAGACCCCCCAGCGGCCTCAAGCAAAATGGAGCAACCA GTTACAGTGCTGTGGTTGCAGACAACACACCAGATTCCTCACTCAGCAGTGCCAGCCAATCACAAAACAGCCATTCCTCATCCTCAAGCTCATCAACCAATCAGAC TCTGGATAATGGCCCCAGTTTATTGAGCTCTATCACTCTGCCCCCCTCCTCCCCATCACCTGCTTTCACTGACAGCACACCTGGTGGTGGGAGTCTCCTAAACGGCCCACACTCCTACACACCCAACACTGAGGCCATCAAG GCTCCAGAACCTCCAAGCTCTCTGAAAGCTATGGCAGAGCGAGCTGCACTGGGATTGGCACTGGATGGAGAAATCCCATCACTACACCTCACAGATCGAG ATTCCTTAGAACTGTTCTCGGGCTCTTCAGCACCACCGGGACCCACAACAGCCCCTCAGCCTGCTGTGTCAGAGGTCAGCCTGCCGCCATCTTTAGGGGCCTGTCCACTGGGCCCCACACCCCTCACAAAAGAGCAGCTTTACCAACAGGCAATGCAGGAGGCAGCCTGGACACACATGCCTCACCCGTCCGATTCAGAGAGAATTAG GCAGTACCTGATGAGAAACCCTTGTCCTACTCCGCCATTCCACCACCAGATGCCCCCACATCATTCAGACTCTATTGAGTTCTACCAGAGATTGTCCACAGAAACTCTCTTCTTCATATTCTACTACctggag GGTACAAAGGCGCAGTATCTGTCAGCAAAAGCACTGAAGAAGCAATCGTGGAGGTTCCACACCAAATACATGATGTGGTTTCAGCGGCACGAGGAACCCAAGACCATCACTGATGAGTTTGAACAG GGCACGTACATTTACTTTGACTATGAAAAGTGGGGCCAGAGAAAAAAGGAAGGATTTACTTTCGAGTACAGATACCTGGAGGACCGAGACCTGCAGTGA
- the cnot3a gene encoding CCR4-NOT transcription complex subunit 3a isoform X1, whose protein sequence is MADKRKLQGEIDRCLKKVAEGVEQFEDIWKKLHNAANANQKEKYEQDLKKEIKKLQRLRDQIKTWVASNEIKDKRQLVENRKLIETQMERFKVVERETKTKAYSKEGLGLAQKVDPAQKEKEETEQWLTNTIDTLNMQVDQFESEVESLSVQTRKKKGDKEKQDRIEELKRLIERHRYHIRMLETILRMLDNDSIQVDAIHKIKDDVEYYIDSSQDPDFEENEFLYDDLDLEDIPATLMATSPQGHIDDEMFLQSSSTPTSTTSSSPIPPSPATGTTEILEDKRGRSTDSEVSQSPVKNGNPSLSSFSSSASSGSSSSSSSLVSMATVVGGCTAVSGGSSLLASFSSAVQQHPPQSQQQTQVKLSSTSIPSNNTPSPPSHPTLPASTASSLPSSSTPGPITSNSLSQASSVPGMESSRLGLGKGGVTVTSSSSVSQMPGLGLTSLSSSLNTMAGLLSGSTPAPYAQAAAGGTTGGASSGPVGSGSSSSGISIPSGGVGSANTGPTSNGTGTGASIGLLGSSPGHGTLTGGILSLVQGQSALQGSTQVPVSPVGTVPGGGSGESGLGGNGSSSGVSGGVGTNVAPARPPSGLKQNGATSESFLSLGYSAVVADNTPDSSLSSASQSQNSHSSSSSSSTNQTLDNGPSLLSSITLPPSSPSPAFTDSTPGGGSLLNGPHSYTPNTEAIKAPEPPSSLKAMAERAALGLALDGEIPSLHLTDRDSLELFSGSSAPPGPTTAPQPAVSEVSLPPSLGACPLGPTPLTKEQLYQQAMQEAAWTHMPHPSDSERIRQYLMRNPCPTPPFHHQMPPHHSDSIEFYQRLSTETLFFIFYYLEGTKAQYLSAKALKKQSWRFHTKYMMWFQRHEEPKTITDEFEQGTYIYFDYEKWGQRKKEGFTFEYRYLEDRDLQ, encoded by the exons ATGGCTGATAAGAGAAAACTTCAAG GTGAAATAGATCGATGTTTGAAAAAAGTTGCAGAAGGCGTTGAACAGTTTGAAGACATTTGGAAAAAG CTTCACAATGCAGCCAATGCCAATCAGAAGGAAAAATATGAGCAAGATCTcaaaaaagagattaaaaaacTGCAG CGACTACGAGACCAGATTAAGACATGGGTTGCATCCAATGAGATCAAAGACAAAAGGCAGCTAGTGGAGAACCGCAAGCTTATCGAAACG CAAATGGAGCGCTTTAAGGTGGTTGAAAGAGAAACCAAGACAAAGGCCTACTCTAAAGAGGGGTTGGGCTTGGCTCAGAAAGTGGACCCAGCACAGAAAGAGAAGGAGGAAACGGAACAGTGGCTCACG AACACAATAGACACTTTGAACATGCAGGTGGACCAGTTTGAGAGTGAAGTTGAGTCCCTTTCTGTTCAAACACGAAAAAAGAAAGGAGACAAGGAG aaGCAGGATCGCATTGAGGAGCTAAAGAGGTTAATCGAGAGACACCGGTACCACATACGTATGCTTGAAACCATTTTGAGGATGTTGGATAATGATTCAATTCAGGTTGATGCCATCCATAAGATTAAAGATGACGTGGAATACTACATTGACTCTTCGCAAGACCCAGATTTTGAAGAGAACGAGTTCCTTTATGATGATCTGGATTTGGAGGACATAC CGGCAACCTTGATGGCAACATCTCCTCAGGGCCACATTGATGATGAGATGTTCCTTCAGTCCAGCAGCACACCAACGTCCACCACTTCCTCTTCCCCCATCCCTCCATCTCCTGCTACAGGCACTACG GAGATTCTGGAGGATAAGAGAGGTCGATCGACAGACAGTGAAGTCAGCCAG TCTCCTGTGAAGAATGGCAACCCGTCTCTGTCGTCCTTTTCCTCATCCGCCTCCTCGGgctcctcctcatcctcctcttCGCTGGTTTCTATGGCTACTGTTGTTGGGGGCTGCACGGCAGTCTCCGGGGGCAGCAGCCTACTGGCAAGCTTCAGCAGTGCGGTGCAGCAGCATCCACCACAGTCTCAACAGCAAACACAGGTCAAACTGTCCTCCACGTCCATACCCTCCAACAACACACCTAGCCCACCCAGCCACCCCACATTACCGGCCTCCACTGCTTCCTCTCTGCCCAGTTCCAGCACACCTGGCCCAATTACTTCCAACTCCCTGTCCCAGGCTTCATCAGTTCCTGGGATGGAGAGCTCTAGACTCGGCCTGGGGAAAGGCGGCGTGACGGTAACCAGCAGCAGTAGTGTGTCTCAGATGCCAGGTTTGGGCCTGACGAGCTTGTCCAGTTCTCTTAACACCATGGCAGGGCTTCTCTCAGGCTCCACCCCTGCCCCTTACGCCCAGGCGGCAGCAGGGGGAACGACGGGTGGTGCCTCTAGTGGTCCTGTGGGCAGCGGCAGTAGTAGTTCTGGCATATCTATACCGAGTGGAGGTGTAGGGAGTGCAAACACAGGGCCGACTAGTAATGGTACGGGTACAGGAGCCAGTATAGGCCTGCTAGGGTCCAGTCCAGGACACGGAACCCTGACTGGAGGGATTCTGAGTCTGGTACAAGGGCAGTCGGCTCTTCAGGGGTCCACTCAGGTGCCTGTGAGCCCTGTGGGAACAGTGCCTGGAGGAGGATCTGGAGAGAGTGGATTGGGTGGGAATGGAAGCAGTTCTGGTGTGAGTGGAGGAGTTGGGACTAATGTAGCGCCTGCAAGACCCCCCAGCGGCCTCAAGCAAAATGGAGCAACCAGTGAGTCCTTTTTAAGCCTGg GTTACAGTGCTGTGGTTGCAGACAACACACCAGATTCCTCACTCAGCAGTGCCAGCCAATCACAAAACAGCCATTCCTCATCCTCAAGCTCATCAACCAATCAGAC TCTGGATAATGGCCCCAGTTTATTGAGCTCTATCACTCTGCCCCCCTCCTCCCCATCACCTGCTTTCACTGACAGCACACCTGGTGGTGGGAGTCTCCTAAACGGCCCACACTCCTACACACCCAACACTGAGGCCATCAAG GCTCCAGAACCTCCAAGCTCTCTGAAAGCTATGGCAGAGCGAGCTGCACTGGGATTGGCACTGGATGGAGAAATCCCATCACTACACCTCACAGATCGAG ATTCCTTAGAACTGTTCTCGGGCTCTTCAGCACCACCGGGACCCACAACAGCCCCTCAGCCTGCTGTGTCAGAGGTCAGCCTGCCGCCATCTTTAGGGGCCTGTCCACTGGGCCCCACACCCCTCACAAAAGAGCAGCTTTACCAACAGGCAATGCAGGAGGCAGCCTGGACACACATGCCTCACCCGTCCGATTCAGAGAGAATTAG GCAGTACCTGATGAGAAACCCTTGTCCTACTCCGCCATTCCACCACCAGATGCCCCCACATCATTCAGACTCTATTGAGTTCTACCAGAGATTGTCCACAGAAACTCTCTTCTTCATATTCTACTACctggag GGTACAAAGGCGCAGTATCTGTCAGCAAAAGCACTGAAGAAGCAATCGTGGAGGTTCCACACCAAATACATGATGTGGTTTCAGCGGCACGAGGAACCCAAGACCATCACTGATGAGTTTGAACAG GGCACGTACATTTACTTTGACTATGAAAAGTGGGGCCAGAGAAAAAAGGAAGGATTTACTTTCGAGTACAGATACCTGGAGGACCGAGACCTGCAGTGA
- the cnot3a gene encoding CCR4-NOT transcription complex subunit 3a isoform X2 produces the protein MADKRKLQGEIDRCLKKVAEGVEQFEDIWKKLHNAANANQKEKYEQDLKKEIKKLQRLRDQIKTWVASNEIKDKRQLVENRKLIETQMERFKVVERETKTKAYSKEGLGLAQKVDPAQKEKEETEQWLTNTIDTLNMQVDQFESEVESLSVQTRKKKGDKEDRIEELKRLIERHRYHIRMLETILRMLDNDSIQVDAIHKIKDDVEYYIDSSQDPDFEENEFLYDDLDLEDIPATLMATSPQGHIDDEMFLQSSSTPTSTTSSSPIPPSPATGTTEILEDKRGRSTDSEVSQSPVKNGNPSLSSFSSSASSGSSSSSSSLVSMATVVGGCTAVSGGSSLLASFSSAVQQHPPQSQQQTQVKLSSTSIPSNNTPSPPSHPTLPASTASSLPSSSTPGPITSNSLSQASSVPGMESSRLGLGKGGVTVTSSSSVSQMPGLGLTSLSSSLNTMAGLLSGSTPAPYAQAAAGGTTGGASSGPVGSGSSSSGISIPSGGVGSANTGPTSNGTGTGASIGLLGSSPGHGTLTGGILSLVQGQSALQGSTQVPVSPVGTVPGGGSGESGLGGNGSSSGVSGGVGTNVAPARPPSGLKQNGATSESFLSLGYSAVVADNTPDSSLSSASQSQNSHSSSSSSSTNQTLDNGPSLLSSITLPPSSPSPAFTDSTPGGGSLLNGPHSYTPNTEAIKAPEPPSSLKAMAERAALGLALDGEIPSLHLTDRDSLELFSGSSAPPGPTTAPQPAVSEVSLPPSLGACPLGPTPLTKEQLYQQAMQEAAWTHMPHPSDSERIRQYLMRNPCPTPPFHHQMPPHHSDSIEFYQRLSTETLFFIFYYLEGTKAQYLSAKALKKQSWRFHTKYMMWFQRHEEPKTITDEFEQGTYIYFDYEKWGQRKKEGFTFEYRYLEDRDLQ, from the exons ATGGCTGATAAGAGAAAACTTCAAG GTGAAATAGATCGATGTTTGAAAAAAGTTGCAGAAGGCGTTGAACAGTTTGAAGACATTTGGAAAAAG CTTCACAATGCAGCCAATGCCAATCAGAAGGAAAAATATGAGCAAGATCTcaaaaaagagattaaaaaacTGCAG CGACTACGAGACCAGATTAAGACATGGGTTGCATCCAATGAGATCAAAGACAAAAGGCAGCTAGTGGAGAACCGCAAGCTTATCGAAACG CAAATGGAGCGCTTTAAGGTGGTTGAAAGAGAAACCAAGACAAAGGCCTACTCTAAAGAGGGGTTGGGCTTGGCTCAGAAAGTGGACCCAGCACAGAAAGAGAAGGAGGAAACGGAACAGTGGCTCACG AACACAATAGACACTTTGAACATGCAGGTGGACCAGTTTGAGAGTGAAGTTGAGTCCCTTTCTGTTCAAACACGAAAAAAGAAAGGAGACAAGGAG GATCGCATTGAGGAGCTAAAGAGGTTAATCGAGAGACACCGGTACCACATACGTATGCTTGAAACCATTTTGAGGATGTTGGATAATGATTCAATTCAGGTTGATGCCATCCATAAGATTAAAGATGACGTGGAATACTACATTGACTCTTCGCAAGACCCAGATTTTGAAGAGAACGAGTTCCTTTATGATGATCTGGATTTGGAGGACATAC CGGCAACCTTGATGGCAACATCTCCTCAGGGCCACATTGATGATGAGATGTTCCTTCAGTCCAGCAGCACACCAACGTCCACCACTTCCTCTTCCCCCATCCCTCCATCTCCTGCTACAGGCACTACG GAGATTCTGGAGGATAAGAGAGGTCGATCGACAGACAGTGAAGTCAGCCAG TCTCCTGTGAAGAATGGCAACCCGTCTCTGTCGTCCTTTTCCTCATCCGCCTCCTCGGgctcctcctcatcctcctcttCGCTGGTTTCTATGGCTACTGTTGTTGGGGGCTGCACGGCAGTCTCCGGGGGCAGCAGCCTACTGGCAAGCTTCAGCAGTGCGGTGCAGCAGCATCCACCACAGTCTCAACAGCAAACACAGGTCAAACTGTCCTCCACGTCCATACCCTCCAACAACACACCTAGCCCACCCAGCCACCCCACATTACCGGCCTCCACTGCTTCCTCTCTGCCCAGTTCCAGCACACCTGGCCCAATTACTTCCAACTCCCTGTCCCAGGCTTCATCAGTTCCTGGGATGGAGAGCTCTAGACTCGGCCTGGGGAAAGGCGGCGTGACGGTAACCAGCAGCAGTAGTGTGTCTCAGATGCCAGGTTTGGGCCTGACGAGCTTGTCCAGTTCTCTTAACACCATGGCAGGGCTTCTCTCAGGCTCCACCCCTGCCCCTTACGCCCAGGCGGCAGCAGGGGGAACGACGGGTGGTGCCTCTAGTGGTCCTGTGGGCAGCGGCAGTAGTAGTTCTGGCATATCTATACCGAGTGGAGGTGTAGGGAGTGCAAACACAGGGCCGACTAGTAATGGTACGGGTACAGGAGCCAGTATAGGCCTGCTAGGGTCCAGTCCAGGACACGGAACCCTGACTGGAGGGATTCTGAGTCTGGTACAAGGGCAGTCGGCTCTTCAGGGGTCCACTCAGGTGCCTGTGAGCCCTGTGGGAACAGTGCCTGGAGGAGGATCTGGAGAGAGTGGATTGGGTGGGAATGGAAGCAGTTCTGGTGTGAGTGGAGGAGTTGGGACTAATGTAGCGCCTGCAAGACCCCCCAGCGGCCTCAAGCAAAATGGAGCAACCAGTGAGTCCTTTTTAAGCCTGg GTTACAGTGCTGTGGTTGCAGACAACACACCAGATTCCTCACTCAGCAGTGCCAGCCAATCACAAAACAGCCATTCCTCATCCTCAAGCTCATCAACCAATCAGAC TCTGGATAATGGCCCCAGTTTATTGAGCTCTATCACTCTGCCCCCCTCCTCCCCATCACCTGCTTTCACTGACAGCACACCTGGTGGTGGGAGTCTCCTAAACGGCCCACACTCCTACACACCCAACACTGAGGCCATCAAG GCTCCAGAACCTCCAAGCTCTCTGAAAGCTATGGCAGAGCGAGCTGCACTGGGATTGGCACTGGATGGAGAAATCCCATCACTACACCTCACAGATCGAG ATTCCTTAGAACTGTTCTCGGGCTCTTCAGCACCACCGGGACCCACAACAGCCCCTCAGCCTGCTGTGTCAGAGGTCAGCCTGCCGCCATCTTTAGGGGCCTGTCCACTGGGCCCCACACCCCTCACAAAAGAGCAGCTTTACCAACAGGCAATGCAGGAGGCAGCCTGGACACACATGCCTCACCCGTCCGATTCAGAGAGAATTAG GCAGTACCTGATGAGAAACCCTTGTCCTACTCCGCCATTCCACCACCAGATGCCCCCACATCATTCAGACTCTATTGAGTTCTACCAGAGATTGTCCACAGAAACTCTCTTCTTCATATTCTACTACctggag GGTACAAAGGCGCAGTATCTGTCAGCAAAAGCACTGAAGAAGCAATCGTGGAGGTTCCACACCAAATACATGATGTGGTTTCAGCGGCACGAGGAACCCAAGACCATCACTGATGAGTTTGAACAG GGCACGTACATTTACTTTGACTATGAAAAGTGGGGCCAGAGAAAAAAGGAAGGATTTACTTTCGAGTACAGATACCTGGAGGACCGAGACCTGCAGTGA